One window of Vicinamibacterales bacterium genomic DNA carries:
- a CDS encoding HEAT repeat domain-containing protein, with translation MNSTYSFVSALGVLCCSLSLAVPAANAQSKPRLVDAQVQTQAVASGLGQAFGTIVTGQQSPAWIGYGIAAVPGEHHMCDNCYDSGGCGRTYLEGRRPGVTIDTTGGKVALEAPRVAYVFFRVEHGAVQKIRVFSPECELDAGGLPVRWLTDVNQAESVALLSSFVRTKVERANASPSDNAALMALAQHADGSATAALDRFVAAGQPADIRKHAAFWLAAARGREGFQTLQRLVRVESDVAFRRELVFPISISHEPGVVDALIQLAHDSQSGVRSQALFWLAQKAGAKAAGTLADAVANDPDTEVKTRAVFGLSQLPKEEGVPRLIEVARTNRNPAVRKKAMFWLGQSGDPRATAFFEEILRGK, from the coding sequence ATGAACTCCACCTACTCGTTCGTCTCGGCCCTTGGTGTCCTCTGTTGTTCCTTGTCCCTCGCCGTTCCGGCGGCGAACGCGCAGTCGAAGCCCAGGCTTGTCGACGCGCAGGTGCAGACGCAGGCGGTCGCGTCCGGGCTCGGACAGGCGTTCGGGACCATCGTGACCGGTCAGCAGTCGCCGGCGTGGATCGGGTACGGCATCGCGGCCGTGCCCGGTGAACACCACATGTGCGACAACTGCTACGACTCGGGCGGCTGCGGTCGCACGTACCTCGAGGGTCGCAGGCCCGGCGTCACCATCGACACGACCGGCGGCAAGGTGGCGCTCGAAGCACCGCGCGTCGCCTACGTCTTCTTCCGTGTCGAGCACGGGGCCGTTCAGAAGATCCGCGTCTTCTCGCCCGAGTGCGAGCTGGATGCGGGGGGCCTTCCGGTCCGCTGGCTCACCGATGTGAACCAGGCTGAGAGCGTCGCTCTGCTTTCCTCGTTCGTCAGGACGAAGGTCGAACGGGCGAACGCGAGCCCGTCGGACAACGCGGCGCTGATGGCCCTTGCGCAGCACGCCGACGGCTCTGCCACCGCGGCGCTCGACCGGTTCGTCGCAGCGGGCCAGCCTGCGGACATCCGCAAGCACGCGGCGTTCTGGCTCGCCGCCGCCCGCGGGCGGGAGGGTTTCCAGACACTGCAGCGGCTCGTGCGCGTGGAGTCCGACGTGGCCTTTCGAAGGGAACTGGTGTTCCCGATTTCCATCAGCCACGAGCCGGGCGTCGTCGACGCCTTGATTCAGCTCGCGCACGACAGCCAGAGCGGCGTCAGGAGCCAGGCGCTCTTCTGGCTTGCGCAGAAAGCGGGCGCCAAGGCGGCCGGCACGCTGGCCGACGCCGTGGCCAACGACCCGGATACCGAGGTGAAGACGCGCGCGGTCTTCGGGCTGAGCCAACTGCCGAAGGAAGAAGGCGTGCCGCGACTGATCGAGGTGGCCCGCACCAACCGCAACCCCGCCGTTCGCAAGAAGGCGATGTTCTGGCTGGGACAGTCGGGCGACCCGCGGGCGACGGCGTTCTTCGAGGAGATCCTGCGGGGAAAGTGA
- a CDS encoding helicase-related protein has protein sequence MWQELHDASPGSAVEARGDRWRVIDVDRYDDCAVCRVLGTTASNRGVERSLLLPFDRLRPGNRPARLRRIGRRRWMLALRALSVDFEARGGLRGAAFARLTLIDYQLEPALACARGATRVLIADEVGLGKTIEAGLILGDIWARTSSPRALVAAPAGLCQQWVEELQDRFRLPAVLVDAGELRRASRLAAPDDSVWARIPLAVVSIDFVKQPEVLHGLAAVRWDLLVVDEAHLAAMARERAAAVRWLARRARRVVLLTATPHPGEPGAFEALAEIGRLPADQPMVMFRRTRLDLGFTNARHVRILSVRLSPVETRMHALLHRYCSKVWRETDGQGANPDARLAMIVLGKRASSGAASLAISLDRRLQALSSGPDAAGWQPSLPLAAEDEDCSTADEDPTSVLAAPGLSDRQAEKRMLQRLLDLAREAVRSDSKERRLGRLLLRITEPAVVFTEYRDTLERLARVLSEHASLAVLHGGLDARARNDAVRAFAEGRVRVLLATDAAAHGLNLHTRCRLVVNLELPWNPVRLEQRIGRVDRIGQSRTVHAVHLVAAGTSEEQVLARLVVRLHRAREVLGTASSPLGHLTEFQVGEHVMTGAGTPPDRLDVGETSTVRSPFADRAASAHGGVRRLDLRVEARAEVARLKQVRELARGPRPEPSRVSDLEGVLSDLGPSGAWWTVLRRRDFVAGLLPCVLCLHRVQVVDGAGRIAERLLVPIRIDVPIDALRTVAVNRGALRALLDAARDTLSAAARAWVERYLDAGRESLRLAVAPLCARQIEIARVADATPVVALQPGLFDRRALKSADRDEALRRRSETDDDARLSALTRATDLSLAGPPAVLLVAVVT, from the coding sequence ATGTGGCAAGAACTGCACGACGCGTCGCCTGGCAGCGCAGTTGAGGCACGAGGGGACCGTTGGCGCGTGATCGACGTGGATCGGTACGACGACTGCGCCGTCTGCCGGGTGCTGGGCACGACCGCCTCCAATCGTGGCGTCGAGCGGTCGCTCCTGCTCCCATTCGACCGCCTCCGACCCGGCAACCGCCCTGCGCGACTTCGCCGGATCGGCCGTCGCCGCTGGATGCTCGCGCTCCGCGCACTGAGCGTGGATTTCGAGGCGCGAGGAGGTCTTCGGGGTGCGGCGTTCGCGCGGCTGACGCTCATCGACTACCAGCTCGAGCCGGCGCTCGCGTGCGCCCGCGGCGCCACGCGCGTCCTGATTGCCGATGAGGTTGGCCTTGGGAAGACGATCGAGGCTGGCTTGATCCTGGGCGACATCTGGGCTCGCACGAGTTCTCCGCGTGCACTCGTGGCGGCACCCGCAGGCCTGTGCCAGCAGTGGGTCGAGGAACTGCAGGATCGCTTTCGCCTGCCGGCCGTGCTCGTTGACGCCGGCGAACTCCGACGAGCCTCGCGACTGGCGGCGCCGGACGACAGTGTGTGGGCGCGGATCCCGCTGGCCGTCGTGTCGATTGATTTCGTGAAGCAGCCGGAAGTGCTTCACGGGCTCGCGGCCGTGCGGTGGGATCTGCTCGTCGTGGACGAAGCGCACCTGGCCGCGATGGCACGGGAGCGGGCCGCCGCCGTTCGCTGGCTCGCGCGGCGCGCGCGCCGGGTCGTGCTGCTGACCGCGACACCACACCCCGGCGAGCCTGGTGCGTTCGAGGCCCTGGCGGAGATCGGCCGCCTGCCCGCCGATCAGCCGATGGTGATGTTCCGACGGACTCGGCTCGACCTCGGGTTCACAAATGCCAGGCACGTGCGGATCCTGTCGGTTCGCCTGTCGCCGGTCGAGACACGAATGCATGCACTTCTCCATCGGTACTGCTCGAAGGTCTGGAGGGAGACGGACGGGCAAGGCGCCAACCCCGACGCGCGACTGGCAATGATTGTTCTCGGCAAGCGGGCATCATCCGGCGCGGCGTCGCTCGCGATATCGCTCGATCGTCGTCTTCAGGCGCTGTCGTCCGGGCCTGATGCGGCCGGCTGGCAACCGTCCCTCCCTCTTGCGGCGGAGGACGAAGACTGCAGCACGGCCGACGAGGATCCGACGTCGGTGCTCGCGGCGCCGGGGCTGTCGGATCGGCAGGCCGAGAAGCGGATGCTCCAGCGGCTGCTCGATCTCGCCCGCGAGGCGGTCCGGTCCGACAGCAAGGAACGCCGGCTCGGCCGCCTCCTCCTGCGCATCACCGAACCAGCCGTCGTCTTCACCGAGTACCGCGACACGCTGGAGCGGCTCGCACGCGTCCTGTCGGAGCACGCGAGTTTGGCCGTGCTCCACGGCGGCCTCGACGCGCGAGCGCGGAACGACGCGGTGCGGGCATTTGCCGAGGGCCGGGTGCGGGTGCTCCTCGCAACCGACGCGGCGGCGCACGGCCTGAACCTCCATACGCGGTGTCGGCTCGTCGTCAACCTCGAGTTGCCGTGGAATCCGGTACGTCTCGAGCAGCGGATCGGGCGCGTCGATCGCATCGGCCAGTCGCGGACGGTGCATGCCGTGCACCTGGTCGCGGCGGGAACGAGCGAAGAGCAGGTCCTCGCGCGATTGGTGGTCCGACTCCACCGCGCGAGAGAGGTGCTCGGCACCGCAAGTTCGCCCCTCGGCCACCTGACCGAATTCCAGGTGGGCGAGCACGTCATGACGGGCGCGGGAACGCCGCCTGACAGGCTCGACGTCGGTGAGACGTCGACCGTTCGTTCGCCGTTCGCTGACCGGGCCGCCTCGGCGCATGGCGGCGTCCGCCGTCTCGACCTGCGGGTCGAAGCACGCGCCGAGGTCGCGAGGCTGAAGCAGGTTCGGGAGTTGGCTCGAGGACCGCGCCCCGAACCGTCCCGCGTGTCGGATCTCGAGGGCGTGCTGTCCGATCTCGGCCCGTCGGGCGCGTGGTGGACCGTGCTGCGCCGCCGAGACTTCGTCGCGGGTCTTCTGCCATGTGTGCTCTGTCTGCACCGCGTGCAGGTGGTGGACGGCGCGGGGCGGATCGCGGAAAGACTCCTCGTGCCGATCCGTATCGATGTTCCGATCGACGCGCTTCGGACGGTTGCGGTCAATCGCGGTGCTCTCCGCGCGCTGCTCGATGCGGCGCGCGACACGCTGTCGGCCGCCGCGCGTGCGTGGGTCGAGCGGTACCTGGACGCCGGACGTGAATCGCTTCGTCTGGCGGTCGCGCCGTTGTGCGCCCGACAGATCGAGATCGCTCGCGTCGCGGATGCGACGCCGGTGGTCGCGCTCCAGCCCGGCCTGTTCGATCGGCGCGCGCTGAAGTCGGCCGACCGCGATGAGGCGCTGCGCCGGCGGAGCGAAACCGACGACGACGCCCGGCTGTCTGCCCTGACGCGCGCGACCGACCTCTCCCTCGCCGGCCCACCGGCCGTGCTGCTGGTGGCCGTGGTGACCTAG
- a CDS encoding S9 family peptidase, which yields MRVRPLLASAVLLALGAPLVAAQSTSAPPFSVEEMLKLRRVSDPRLSPDGRRIAYVVTDVSLEKNARRNHIWLVPVAGGEAISIVRSEQGEDTPRWSPDGTKLAFISTRDGGSQIWVVDMGPIGPVGEPRKLTSLGTEAGGVTWSPDGKSMAFGSDVYPECTTNECNAQKVKEFDNRKSRARVADRLMFRHWVSWKEGKFSHIFLIPSDGSAAPRDVTPGEADVPPFSLGGPDDYAFSPDSKELAFARKTDPMESISTNSDLFLLDLADPAAKPKKITTNPAADGGPAYSPDGRYVAYRAQQRPGFEADRWQLMLYDRKTGEHRSITASWDRSADSYVWAPDSKTVYLTAENEGRSDIFRLDLAGGEPLPILRSGSNGDLQVSGDGRTLVFSQTTLAAPAEVFSAPLTAAKGQVLQGVRQVTSTNPALAAFRLRPGENVWFEGAGGAKIQAWVVKPAGFKEGQKYPLLYLVHGGPQNSWHDGWTFRWNAQVFAAAGYVVFMPNPHGSTSFGQQFTDEISGDWAGMVYEDLMKGADFAEALPYVERGRTGAAGASFGGYMMDWFLGHTTRFKAIVTHAGVYNLTSMYGVTEELWFPEWDLKGTPWTNPDLYARLSPHTYARNFKTPTLVTHGELDFRVPIGEGLQLFTALQRQGVPSRLVYLPDEGHWINRPANSALWYHEFITWMDRWVRE from the coding sequence ATGCGAGTTCGTCCGCTCCTGGCGTCGGCAGTCCTGCTGGCCCTCGGTGCGCCTCTGGTCGCGGCGCAGTCGACCTCCGCGCCGCCCTTCAGCGTCGAGGAGATGTTGAAGCTCAGGCGCGTTTCCGATCCGCGCCTGTCTCCGGACGGCCGTCGCATCGCCTACGTGGTGACCGACGTCAGTCTCGAGAAGAACGCCCGGCGAAATCACATCTGGCTCGTGCCCGTTGCCGGAGGCGAGGCGATCTCGATCGTCCGCTCCGAGCAGGGCGAGGACACGCCGCGCTGGTCACCGGACGGCACGAAACTGGCGTTCATCTCCACGCGCGACGGCGGCTCTCAGATCTGGGTGGTGGACATGGGCCCGATCGGACCTGTCGGCGAGCCGCGCAAGCTGACCAGCCTGGGCACCGAAGCAGGCGGCGTCACGTGGTCGCCGGACGGCAAGTCGATGGCGTTCGGCTCGGACGTCTACCCGGAGTGCACGACCAACGAGTGCAACGCTCAGAAGGTGAAGGAATTCGACAACCGGAAGAGCCGGGCCCGCGTGGCCGACCGCCTGATGTTCCGGCACTGGGTGTCGTGGAAGGAAGGGAAGTTCAGCCATATCTTCCTCATCCCTTCGGATGGATCCGCCGCGCCCCGCGATGTGACGCCGGGCGAGGCGGATGTGCCTCCGTTCTCGCTCGGCGGCCCGGACGACTACGCCTTCTCGCCGGACTCGAAGGAACTGGCCTTCGCCCGCAAGACGGACCCGATGGAGTCGATCAGCACCAACAGCGACCTGTTCCTCCTGGACCTTGCCGATCCGGCGGCGAAGCCGAAGAAGATCACGACCAACCCGGCCGCCGACGGCGGTCCTGCCTACTCGCCTGATGGCCGCTACGTCGCCTACCGGGCTCAACAGCGACCGGGCTTCGAGGCGGACCGCTGGCAGTTGATGCTCTACGACCGCAAGACCGGCGAACACCGGTCGATCACCGCGTCGTGGGACCGATCGGCGGACAGTTACGTGTGGGCGCCGGACTCGAAGACGGTCTACCTGACCGCGGAGAACGAGGGGCGCAGTGACATCTTCCGGCTGGACCTGGCAGGCGGTGAACCCCTGCCGATCCTCCGTTCGGGGTCGAACGGCGACCTCCAGGTGTCGGGCGACGGGCGGACGCTCGTGTTCAGCCAGACGACCCTGGCGGCTCCCGCCGAGGTGTTCAGCGCACCGCTCACGGCCGCCAAAGGACAGGTCCTGCAGGGGGTCCGCCAGGTGACCTCCACCAATCCTGCTCTTGCCGCGTTCAGGCTTCGCCCGGGTGAGAATGTCTGGTTCGAGGGTGCTGGCGGAGCGAAGATCCAGGCGTGGGTGGTGAAGCCGGCCGGCTTCAAGGAGGGGCAGAAGTACCCTCTGCTCTACCTCGTGCACGGCGGGCCGCAGAACTCGTGGCACGACGGCTGGACGTTCCGCTGGAACGCACAGGTCTTTGCCGCCGCCGGCTACGTGGTGTTCATGCCGAACCCGCATGGGTCCACGAGTTTTGGCCAGCAGTTCACCGACGAGATCAGCGGCGACTGGGCGGGCATGGTCTACGAGGACCTGATGAAAGGCGCTGATTTCGCCGAGGCGCTGCCGTACGTCGAGAGGGGTCGGACGGGAGCAGCGGGCGCGTCATTCGGCGGCTACATGATGGACTGGTTCCTTGGTCACACGACACGCTTCAAAGCGATCGTCACGCACGCCGGCGTCTACAATCTGACGAGCATGTACGGCGTCACCGAGGAGCTGTGGTTCCCGGAATGGGATTTGAAAGGCACGCCCTGGACGAACCCGGATCTCTACGCCAGGCTCTCGCCGCACACCTACGCCAGGAACTTCAAGACGCCCACGCTGGTGACGCACGGCGAGCTCGACTTCCGCGTGCCGATCGGCGAGGGACTGCAGTTGTTCACCGCGTTGCAGCGGCAGGGCGTGCCGTCACGGCTCGTCTACCTCCCGGACGAGGGGCACTGGATCAACAGGCCTGCAAACAGCGCGTTGTGGTATCACGAGTTCATCACGTGGATGGACCGGTGGGTCAGGGAATAG
- the ltaE gene encoding low-specificity L-threonine aldolase, translating into MPIDLRSDTVTLPTPAMRQAMATAELGDDVFGEDPTVNRLESLAARLTGMEAGLFVSSGTMGNLGSLLAHCGRGQEVILGDESHIYQYENGSASALGGMVMHPVRTNLDGTLPLDAIEAAIHLPSHHYHFYHWAPPGVICLENTHNRCGGAILSPEYFAAVAAIARRHNLPVHLDGARLFNAAVASGRPVSDWTRHVSSVQLCVSKGLAAPVGSLICGSAAFVDRARRMRKILGGGMRQAGVIAAPGIVALTEMVDRLAEDHQNARILAEGIASLPGITLDLSTVQTNIVIFGLPGVAEAAALSAALEKEGVRVSDFGGGRLRLVTHYGISEADCWKAVEVIGRLWARSRAGIAQ; encoded by the coding sequence ATGCCAATCGATCTACGGAGTGATACGGTCACGCTGCCGACGCCGGCCATGCGGCAGGCGATGGCGACGGCGGAGCTTGGCGACGACGTTTTTGGCGAGGATCCGACGGTCAATCGTCTGGAATCCCTGGCGGCCCGGCTCACTGGGATGGAGGCCGGCCTCTTCGTCAGCAGCGGGACGATGGGGAATCTGGGGTCGCTGCTCGCGCACTGCGGTCGCGGCCAGGAAGTGATCCTGGGCGACGAATCGCACATCTACCAGTACGAGAACGGATCCGCGTCGGCACTCGGGGGCATGGTCATGCACCCGGTCCGGACCAACCTCGACGGCACGCTTCCGCTCGACGCCATCGAGGCGGCGATTCACCTGCCGTCGCACCACTACCATTTCTATCACTGGGCACCTCCCGGCGTGATCTGTCTGGAGAACACGCACAACCGATGCGGCGGCGCCATCCTCTCGCCCGAGTACTTCGCGGCCGTGGCGGCGATCGCCCGGCGCCACAACCTGCCCGTCCATCTGGACGGCGCACGCCTGTTCAACGCGGCGGTGGCCAGCGGCCGGCCGGTCTCCGACTGGACGCGTCACGTGTCGTCCGTGCAGCTCTGTGTGTCCAAGGGGCTGGCGGCGCCGGTTGGCTCGCTGATCTGCGGGTCGGCGGCCTTCGTCGATCGCGCGCGCCGGATGCGGAAGATTCTCGGCGGCGGCATGCGGCAGGCCGGTGTCATCGCGGCGCCCGGAATCGTTGCGCTCACCGAGATGGTCGACCGTCTGGCCGAGGACCATCAGAACGCCCGGATTCTGGCCGAAGGCATTGCCTCGCTCCCGGGCATCACGCTCGACCTCTCCACGGTCCAGACCAACATCGTCATCTTCGGGTTGCCCGGTGTGGCTGAAGCGGCGGCGCTGTCGGCGGCGCTGGAGAAGGAGGGAGTGCGCGTGTCGGACTTCGGCGGCGGGAGGCTCCGATTGGTGACGCACTACGGGATCAGCGAAGCCGACTGTTGGAAGGCGGTGGAGGTGATTGGCAGACTCTGGGCGCGATCGAGGGCAGGCATCGCCCAGTAG
- a CDS encoding dipeptidase, whose product MQRLFPVVLAATCLAGVGLAARQADPDAAFIKKAKAIHERILTIDSHVDIGGATYATPALDPGGPTSLKCDLPKMKAGGLDGVFLAVFVGQNPNLDAAGYKTAYDQAISKFDAIARLTKMHPELCELARTPAEVERVQKTGKRIILVGLENGYPIGDDPANVKTFFDLGARYITLVHTAHNQVTDSAGPREPMHNGLSPFGARVVAEMNRLGIMVDVSHASKKSFWDVIKVSKAPIIASHSGCSAVNDNPRNLDDEQLKALAKNGGVIQIVALAEYLEAASPERQKAVQALREELGLGRRAGGPGAPGGQAGQGAPQVTPEQRGEMEKRRDTYRERMKAIDAKYPGATLKDFADHIDHAVQVAGIDHVGVGTDFDGGGGIPGFNDHSEAMNVTVELLRRGYTEDQIAKIWGGNLMRVWREVDRAAKR is encoded by the coding sequence ATGCAACGCCTCTTCCCAGTCGTTCTTGCCGCGACGTGCCTCGCTGGCGTCGGCCTCGCTGCCCGCCAGGCAGACCCCGACGCTGCCTTCATCAAGAAGGCGAAGGCCATCCACGAACGGATCCTGACCATCGACAGCCACGTCGACATCGGGGGGGCCACCTACGCCACGCCCGCGCTCGATCCCGGCGGGCCCACGTCGCTCAAGTGCGATCTGCCGAAGATGAAAGCCGGCGGCCTCGACGGCGTGTTCCTGGCCGTGTTCGTGGGCCAGAACCCGAACCTCGACGCGGCCGGCTACAAGACCGCCTACGACCAGGCAATTTCGAAGTTCGATGCGATCGCGCGGTTGACGAAGATGCACCCCGAACTCTGCGAACTGGCCCGGACACCCGCCGAGGTCGAGAGGGTTCAGAAGACCGGCAAGCGGATCATCCTCGTCGGGCTGGAGAACGGCTATCCGATCGGCGACGACCCGGCGAACGTGAAGACGTTCTTCGACCTCGGCGCGCGCTACATCACGCTCGTGCACACAGCGCACAACCAGGTGACCGATTCAGCCGGCCCGAGAGAGCCCATGCACAACGGGCTGTCGCCGTTTGGCGCGAGAGTCGTGGCCGAGATGAACCGGCTGGGAATCATGGTGGACGTCTCGCACGCCTCGAAGAAGTCGTTCTGGGATGTGATCAAGGTCTCGAAGGCGCCGATCATCGCGTCGCATTCCGGGTGCTCGGCGGTCAACGACAATCCCCGCAACCTGGACGATGAGCAGTTGAAGGCGCTGGCGAAGAACGGAGGCGTCATCCAGATCGTCGCGCTGGCCGAGTATCTCGAGGCAGCATCACCCGAGCGGCAGAAGGCCGTGCAGGCGTTGCGCGAGGAACTGGGACTTGGACGCCGGGCGGGCGGTCCAGGTGCGCCGGGTGGGCAGGCGGGGCAGGGCGCGCCACAGGTGACGCCCGAACAGCGCGGCGAGATGGAGAAGCGTCGGGACACGTACCGGGAGCGGATGAAGGCGATTGACGCGAAGTACCCCGGCGCCACGCTCAAGGACTTCGCCGATCATATCGACCACGCCGTGCAGGTGGCTGGCATCGACCACGTCGGCGTCGGCACGGATTTCGACGGTGGCGGCGGCATCCCCGGATTCAACGACCACTCGGAAGCCATGAACGTGACCGTCGAATTGTTGCGTCGCGGCTACACCGAGGACCAAATCGCCAAGATCTGGGGCGGCAACCTCATGCGCGTCTGGCGTGAAGTGGACAGGGCAGCCAAACGCTGA